A section of the Verrucomicrobium sp. GAS474 genome encodes:
- a CDS encoding sialate O-acetylesterase → MTLPPVLSDHLVLQRSASTAVWGKAEPGEKVKVSLGEIRGEATTGADGRWKVALDLSSSKEGPFDLTVEGANRVTVSDVLVGEVWLCSGQSNMAYTLNRALGGAEEIAHSANPRLRQFRVDAKSAGEPAEECRGAWVAASPATAAAFSAVGYYFAKDLQKTLDAPVGIVLSAWAGTVATAWTSEESLQADPELKGILDHGLQQEAEYPQKKADYVARFPLWEAAQGRQDQAADPAPFLDDAASEQGWKKVSLPGNQRDLGLPDAGAVWFRRTVTLSAAGAGGLLSLDVGGPHDFDAIYWNGQKIGGMTEATAGGKSDTRRYLVPKELAREGANVLAIRLFTPTDKGGFSTAPFLDIGTARTLLADGWQAKAEFELPPLTDTARQECPQVPGAPDARNVAGRLYNGMIAPLAQETLAGVVWYQGEQDTGRPRAQYLKMLQVLIGDWRRHWGRELPFVLCQLPNYGPKGETPAESRWAEIRQAQLEALALPKTAGVVLVDLGEKDVHPPDKRPVGERVALAALGGFYGKNLPFSGPVCQSATADGGNVILGFRFAEGGLAARPLPADYQPTYLAPERKPLVRHSPNGDLEGFALCGADRKWAWADARIEGETVVVSSPAVAKPVAVRYAWADNPTGNLYGASGLPASPFQFTLPTASP, encoded by the coding sequence GTGACCCTTCCCCCGGTCCTCTCGGACCACCTCGTCCTCCAACGTTCGGCGTCCACCGCCGTCTGGGGGAAGGCGGAGCCGGGGGAGAAGGTGAAAGTCTCCTTGGGGGAAATCCGGGGCGAGGCGACGACCGGGGCCGACGGCAGATGGAAGGTCGCGCTCGACCTCTCCTCCAGCAAGGAAGGCCCCTTCGACCTGACGGTGGAGGGGGCGAACCGGGTGACGGTCTCCGACGTCCTGGTGGGCGAGGTCTGGCTCTGCTCGGGCCAGTCGAACATGGCCTACACGCTGAATCGCGCCCTGGGCGGAGCCGAGGAGATCGCCCATTCGGCCAATCCCCGTCTCCGCCAGTTCCGCGTCGACGCGAAGAGCGCGGGCGAGCCTGCCGAGGAGTGCCGGGGCGCGTGGGTCGCCGCGAGCCCGGCGACGGCGGCGGCGTTCAGCGCCGTCGGCTATTATTTCGCGAAGGATCTCCAGAAGACGCTCGATGCCCCGGTCGGCATCGTCCTTTCGGCCTGGGCCGGGACCGTCGCGACCGCGTGGACGAGCGAGGAGTCGCTCCAGGCCGATCCCGAGCTGAAGGGGATCCTCGACCACGGCCTCCAGCAGGAGGCCGAGTATCCGCAGAAGAAGGCCGATTACGTCGCCCGCTTCCCCCTCTGGGAGGCGGCCCAGGGCCGCCAGGACCAGGCGGCCGATCCCGCGCCGTTCCTCGACGACGCCGCTTCGGAGCAGGGATGGAAGAAAGTCTCCCTGCCGGGGAACCAGCGGGACCTCGGGCTGCCCGATGCGGGCGCGGTCTGGTTCCGGAGGACGGTGACGCTCTCGGCCGCGGGGGCGGGGGGCCTCCTCTCGCTCGACGTCGGCGGGCCCCACGACTTCGACGCGATCTACTGGAACGGCCAGAAGATCGGCGGCATGACGGAGGCGACGGCGGGCGGCAAGTCCGACACGCGGCGCTACCTCGTTCCCAAGGAACTCGCCCGCGAGGGGGCGAACGTCCTCGCGATCCGGCTCTTTACGCCGACCGACAAGGGCGGCTTCTCGACGGCTCCCTTCCTCGACATCGGCACGGCCCGCACCCTGCTGGCCGACGGGTGGCAGGCCAAGGCCGAGTTCGAGCTGCCGCCGCTGACCGACACAGCGCGGCAGGAATGCCCGCAGGTGCCCGGCGCGCCCGACGCGCGGAACGTGGCGGGGCGGCTTTACAACGGGATGATCGCCCCCCTCGCGCAGGAGACGCTCGCCGGCGTCGTCTGGTACCAGGGGGAGCAGGACACGGGCCGCCCGCGCGCCCAATACCTGAAGATGCTCCAGGTCCTCATCGGCGACTGGCGCCGCCATTGGGGGAGGGAGCTCCCGTTCGTCCTCTGCCAGCTCCCCAATTACGGGCCGAAGGGGGAGACCCCCGCCGAGAGCCGCTGGGCCGAGATCCGGCAGGCGCAGCTGGAGGCCCTCGCCCTGCCCAAGACGGCCGGCGTCGTCCTGGTCGACCTCGGCGAAAAGGATGTCCATCCGCCCGACAAGAGGCCGGTGGGGGAGCGCGTCGCCCTCGCCGCGCTCGGCGGATTCTACGGGAAGAACCTCCCGTTCTCCGGCCCGGTCTGCCAATCGGCGACGGCCGACGGCGGGAACGTGATCCTCGGCTTCCGCTTTGCCGAAGGCGGGCTCGCCGCCCGGCCTCTCCCCGCCGATTATCAGCCCACCTACCTCGCCCCCGAGCGGAAGCCGCTCGTCCGGCACAGCCCGAACGGGGACCTGGAAGGCTTCGCGCTCTGCGGCGCCGACCGGAAATGGGCCTGGGCCGACGCGCGCATCGAGGGGGAGACCGTCGTCGTCTCCTCGCCCGCCGTCGCGAAGCCCGTCGCCGTCCGCTACGCCTGGGCCGACAACCCCACGGGCAATCTCTACGGCGCCTCGGGGCTGCCCGCCTCGCCCTTCCAGTTCACCCTTCCCACGGCCTCTCCCTGA
- a CDS encoding LacI family DNA-binding transcriptional regulator, whose protein sequence is MPAPKPKSKTRPQPKRRAAPARIASTADLAAHLGLSEWTVSRAINGHPEVKEATKERIRKAMEETGFRPNPVARSLNGKKLGIIGVCFRRSLSPMIAGKVTLLDEHLRRHGFQALLSINRQDEENEIRILAGFHHLRVDGVILVETYLNPAQIEGALRATPRAYVDPSHPELFPKVFLDRARAMQMIVDHLVASGRPSLGLLGFSSGQHRRWEGLAKAFRAHGLNLKELPIFELGQPGGESYAEGIALAEAALAARANRRLPAAFIALNDQIATGAIQRFQEAGLRVPEDVAVVGFDNLDSGRFLKPTLTTIDQQAETLMKHAVSLLLDQLARPGDAKLRGRSVTVEPELIVRMSTGGAA, encoded by the coding sequence ATGCCCGCCCCCAAGCCCAAGTCCAAAACCCGGCCGCAGCCCAAGCGCCGGGCCGCTCCCGCCCGCATCGCGTCGACCGCCGACCTCGCCGCCCACCTCGGCCTCTCCGAGTGGACCGTCTCCCGCGCGATCAACGGCCACCCCGAGGTGAAGGAGGCGACCAAGGAGCGGATCCGCAAGGCGATGGAGGAGACCGGCTTCCGCCCGAACCCCGTGGCCCGCAGCCTCAACGGGAAGAAACTGGGCATCATCGGCGTCTGCTTCCGCCGCTCCCTCAGCCCGATGATCGCGGGGAAAGTGACCCTCCTCGACGAACACCTCCGCCGGCACGGCTTCCAGGCCCTTCTCTCGATCAATCGCCAGGACGAGGAGAACGAAATCCGGATCCTGGCCGGATTCCACCACCTCCGGGTCGATGGCGTCATCCTCGTCGAGACCTACCTGAATCCCGCCCAGATCGAGGGCGCGTTGCGCGCCACGCCCCGGGCCTACGTCGACCCCTCCCATCCGGAACTGTTCCCGAAAGTCTTCCTCGACCGGGCGCGGGCCATGCAGATGATCGTCGATCACCTCGTCGCCTCCGGACGGCCCTCCCTCGGCCTCCTCGGCTTTTCGAGCGGCCAGCATCGGCGCTGGGAAGGGCTGGCCAAAGCGTTCCGCGCCCACGGCCTCAACCTCAAGGAGCTCCCGATCTTCGAGCTCGGACAACCGGGCGGCGAATCCTACGCGGAGGGCATCGCCCTCGCCGAGGCGGCTCTGGCAGCCAGGGCAAACCGGCGGCTCCCTGCCGCCTTCATCGCGTTGAACGACCAGATCGCGACCGGCGCGATCCAGCGCTTCCAGGAGGCGGGACTCCGCGTGCCGGAAGACGTGGCCGTCGTCGGCTTCGACAACCTCGACTCGGGCCGCTTCCTCAAGCCGACGCTGACCACGATCGACCAGCAGGCCGAGACGCTCATGAAACACGCCGTCTCGCTCCTCCTCGACCAGCTCGCGCGCCCCGGCGACGCCAAGCTCCGCGGACGCTCCGTCACCGTCGAGCCGGAGTTGATCGTCCGCATGTCGACCGGCGGCGCGGCCTGA
- a CDS encoding LamG domain-containing protein, with product MNPPFPARLGLGLLLFLPLGARAEPPADPILRYEFNGGSQPKATEAIGSGGSLAEAWMKGADGHPAPLWSLDGEGVTGQPGDYALDLRGATSMGNEGAGGCAVVRHPPLEGMKSFTLTAWIKTTSMPNHGARVFDYSGPKAGFIASFDGGKLALQVNDQGLRSEKIVFPAANGWVFLAITYDSTRETDNVVFYRGADGALASETKTLAHPEAPAENTVGFLCLGNWGAATRPLQGLLDKIAVYGSRADGSGALKTDEIEALFSSVTPAPVAP from the coding sequence ATGAATCCCCCTTTTCCGGCCCGCCTCGGTCTCGGCCTTCTCCTCTTCCTGCCGCTCGGGGCGCGGGCGGAGCCTCCGGCCGACCCGATCCTGCGCTATGAGTTCAACGGCGGCTCCCAGCCCAAGGCCACCGAGGCCATCGGTTCGGGCGGAAGCCTCGCCGAAGCCTGGATGAAGGGTGCCGACGGCCATCCCGCCCCCCTCTGGAGCCTCGACGGGGAGGGCGTCACCGGGCAACCCGGGGACTATGCCCTCGATCTGCGCGGCGCGACGAGCATGGGGAACGAGGGTGCCGGCGGCTGTGCCGTCGTCCGCCACCCTCCCCTCGAAGGGATGAAGTCCTTCACCCTGACGGCCTGGATCAAAACGACTTCGATGCCCAATCACGGTGCCCGGGTCTTCGACTATTCGGGGCCGAAAGCGGGATTCATCGCGAGCTTCGATGGGGGAAAACTCGCCCTCCAGGTCAACGACCAGGGCCTCCGCTCCGAGAAGATCGTCTTCCCCGCCGCGAACGGCTGGGTCTTCCTCGCCATCACCTACGATTCGACCCGCGAGACCGACAACGTCGTCTTCTACCGGGGGGCCGACGGCGCCCTCGCCTCCGAGACGAAGACCCTCGCCCACCCCGAGGCCCCGGCCGAAAACACCGTGGGTTTCCTCTGCCTGGGGAACTGGGGAGCCGCCACCCGTCCGCTCCAAGGCCTCCTCGACAAGATAGCCGTCTACGGATCGCGCGCCGATGGATCGGGAGCCCTGAAGACCGACGAGATCGAGGCCCTCTTCTCCTCCGTCACCCCCGCCCCGGTCGCCCCCTGA
- a CDS encoding sialate O-acetylesterase, producing the protein MKSRPPFPIPKTAQAALFACALAFPPSLSEAVTLADIFSDHAVVQRGEKTPVWGTAAPGEKVSVHLGTASAEATAGPDGLWRTALDLRKEEDGPFDLVADGADGKTVRSDILVGEVWICAGQSNMHYHLSDSTGGAEEAAQASDPKLRFLNLGMKVAEAPTTAIRDKWAACDAKSAGAFSGVGYHMGKVLREQLNTPVGLVGISWAGTCIEAWMSPEALSSDVDFKPILDRWERKLADYPAKKAEYDRNRDALLAAWQQEADKAKAEGKPAPSRDSLEPPHGAGSLEEPSGLFHGEVTPVAPYGIGGILWYQGEQNVGRAFQYRKLLPALIADWRKLWGRGDFPFVLVQLPNYGKPETQPRSNNFAELREGQAQAAARLPNAALVVTIDVGEEGNIHPKDKKTVGIRAGRLIAKEFYAAPLPGEVRGPTFRDLAVEGESLRVRFDHAAGLATSDGQPPSDFAVAGADGRYVWAQASIEGDAVVLRAPGIPSPATVRYDWAASPRGNLRNGDGLPAAPFRTDSMKVSTEGIN; encoded by the coding sequence ATGAAATCCCGTCCTCCTTTCCCCATCCCGAAGACGGCGCAGGCCGCCCTCTTCGCCTGCGCCCTGGCGTTCCCTCCCTCGCTCTCGGAGGCCGTCACCCTCGCCGACATCTTCTCCGACCACGCCGTCGTCCAGCGGGGGGAAAAGACCCCCGTTTGGGGCACGGCCGCCCCGGGAGAAAAGGTCTCCGTCCATCTCGGCACGGCCTCGGCCGAGGCGACCGCCGGACCCGACGGCCTCTGGCGGACCGCCCTCGATCTCCGCAAGGAAGAGGACGGCCCCTTCGACCTCGTCGCCGACGGGGCGGACGGGAAGACAGTCCGTTCCGACATCCTCGTCGGCGAGGTCTGGATCTGCGCCGGGCAGTCGAACATGCACTACCACCTCTCCGACTCGACGGGCGGAGCCGAGGAGGCGGCCCAGGCCTCCGATCCGAAGCTCCGCTTCCTGAACCTCGGCATGAAAGTCGCCGAAGCCCCCACGACCGCGATCCGGGACAAGTGGGCCGCCTGCGACGCCAAGAGCGCCGGTGCCTTCTCCGGCGTCGGGTACCACATGGGGAAGGTCCTGCGGGAACAGTTGAACACGCCGGTCGGCCTCGTCGGGATCTCCTGGGCGGGGACGTGCATCGAGGCCTGGATGTCGCCGGAAGCCCTCTCCTCCGACGTCGATTTCAAGCCGATCCTCGACCGCTGGGAGAGGAAGCTGGCCGATTATCCGGCGAAGAAGGCCGAGTACGACCGGAACCGGGACGCCCTCCTCGCCGCCTGGCAGCAGGAGGCCGACAAGGCGAAGGCCGAGGGGAAGCCCGCCCCGTCGCGGGATTCGCTGGAGCCGCCCCACGGCGCGGGCTCGCTCGAAGAGCCTTCCGGACTCTTCCACGGGGAGGTCACCCCCGTCGCCCCCTACGGGATCGGCGGCATTCTCTGGTACCAGGGGGAACAGAACGTCGGCCGCGCCTTCCAGTACCGGAAGCTCCTTCCCGCCCTCATCGCCGATTGGCGGAAGCTCTGGGGCCGGGGCGATTTTCCCTTCGTCCTCGTCCAGCTCCCGAACTACGGGAAGCCCGAGACCCAACCCCGGTCGAATAACTTCGCCGAGCTGCGCGAGGGTCAGGCCCAGGCGGCGGCCCGGCTCCCCAACGCCGCCCTCGTCGTCACGATCGACGTCGGCGAGGAAGGCAACATCCATCCCAAGGACAAGAAGACCGTCGGCATCCGCGCCGGGCGGCTGATCGCGAAGGAGTTCTACGCCGCCCCCCTGCCCGGAGAGGTCCGGGGGCCGACGTTTCGGGACCTCGCCGTCGAGGGGGAAAGCCTCCGGGTCCGCTTCGACCACGCCGCCGGCCTCGCGACGAGCGACGGGCAGCCTCCGAGCGACTTCGCCGTCGCCGGGGCCGACGGCCGCTACGTCTGGGCCCAGGCCTCCATCGAGGGGGACGCCGTCGTCCTCCGGGCCCCGGGAATCCCCTCCCCGGCCACCGTCCGCTACGATTGGGCCGCCTCCCCCCGCGGGAACCTGCGCAACGGCGACGGCCTCCCCGCCGCCCCCTTCCGGACCGACTCCATGAAAGTCTCCACCGAAGGGATCAACTAG
- the vccA gene encoding Verru_Chthon cassette protein A, translated as MPSATVFFHGRHASSRPVRSFALVLVLGCLVFLSALVLAFLSGVTTELQSSQFYANGTQVKLLADSASSLAMGQIRDATHGVDSSGTTLAWASQPGMIRTYGTNGQPAGYYKLYSWDKMVGSGAFDASQSSETPPSDWTGSPAVYVDLNEPVYKSALSAYVYPIVDPAATNTVQGFSISNAPVTKLDAAPMPVKWLYVLQNGALASPTGHGSTVAVAGASKDNPIVGRIAFWTDDDTCKVNINTAAGDVWFDSANPPAAGSPGNPGSYWDIPRFNSTYEKTCLASNQPAQDEYQRYPGHPATTYLSAVFTNLTATNLYQIAPRVTYGGSKGGSVVATTNVTIDNDRLYASVDELLFATNRGTNPTLTAKSVEQAKFFLTAHSRAPEVNLYNQPRVLIWPVSARSGAANRSAFDSLVAYCGTLNNSIYYFQRANSNSPAADLPITPTPTGVGRNRALISYLRGLTDKPVPGFGDAFVRKYPNDRDQILTEIFDYIRSANAQDMSTTPFSGTNKAVGGQGQIVPILDTVHSDQNSNTLRGFGRFPTIREAGLLFVGVGQTKTVSGTTYYSYPPYSTNGVPALNNAIYPTQSPAFTSSGVAIPGGTPIADGFTRVQTVFFANFFDPSQGWSSTTPDFQVQITGLDGLKWGILAPTSGMGFLSTATLAVKKTANQAAPVGIYGGYKGAALFVTSQGINTAISGWIDLPTSGTFHFGGASLQVKILDSAGTTVLQTINLTFPSSIFPVPGLAPSLADAGIPASGIPALTMDFRNFGGPTVTTTTPRTGSRFFGVTNSTYSVYSRTWLTRTDVVRTLEANTDPRLIAASASVPSSAFSPIEPQYDDATVPAAHGLFEALNSGGGYTFSGTMVGKLVPNVVYTSVLPTTFPITNDGYAVSGTTTDHLQPIFTGNSTSGGNDPVAFGVSGGQCVPANGVYAGTNQTGTGLSAPPGDWDNGFSIVPDGAFINKADEGVTTVGTPYFSNLNAYIGTGTTLFSPNRQIPSPVMFGSLPTGVNANRPWQTLLFQPDPGGNPQHIGAQSPADHLLLDLFTMPIVEPYPISDPLSIAGRVNMNYQIVPFTYITRSTGVRAVLKPEQIVALSNSDSTAYKNSNLNLTGRRLFLDLDKTLTGFQTRFASGDIFRSASEICGLWLVPQGQTYAGMPTFWASRRLTGDNSRERPYADIYPRLTTKSNTYTIHVRVQTLKKSVATDPASWTENSDTVTGEYRGSTTVERYIDTANTSLPDYATAANPAPLDTFYKFRVVETKQFTP; from the coding sequence ATGCCTTCAGCCACGGTTTTCTTCCACGGACGGCACGCCTCTTCCCGCCCTGTCCGCAGCTTCGCCCTGGTCCTCGTCCTCGGCTGCCTCGTCTTCCTCTCCGCCCTCGTCCTCGCCTTCCTCTCCGGGGTGACGACGGAGCTCCAGTCCTCCCAATTCTACGCGAACGGCACGCAGGTGAAGCTCCTCGCCGACTCGGCCTCGAGCCTCGCCATGGGGCAGATCAGGGACGCCACCCACGGCGTCGATTCCTCCGGGACGACCCTCGCCTGGGCCTCCCAGCCCGGCATGATCCGCACCTACGGTACCAACGGCCAGCCGGCGGGCTACTACAAGCTCTACTCCTGGGACAAGATGGTCGGCAGCGGGGCCTTCGACGCCTCCCAGTCCTCCGAGACGCCCCCCTCGGACTGGACGGGCAGCCCCGCCGTCTACGTCGACCTGAACGAGCCCGTCTACAAGAGCGCCCTCTCCGCCTACGTCTATCCCATCGTCGATCCGGCGGCGACAAACACCGTCCAGGGCTTCTCCATCTCGAACGCGCCCGTGACGAAACTCGACGCCGCGCCGATGCCGGTGAAATGGCTCTACGTCCTCCAGAACGGGGCGCTCGCCTCCCCCACCGGGCACGGCTCGACGGTCGCCGTCGCCGGGGCCTCGAAGGACAACCCCATCGTCGGCCGCATCGCCTTCTGGACCGACGACGACACCTGCAAGGTGAACATCAACACCGCCGCCGGCGACGTCTGGTTCGACTCGGCCAATCCCCCCGCCGCAGGCTCCCCGGGAAACCCCGGCTCCTACTGGGACATCCCCCGTTTCAACTCGACCTACGAGAAAACCTGCCTCGCCAGCAACCAGCCCGCCCAGGACGAATACCAACGCTATCCCGGCCACCCGGCCACCACCTACCTCAGCGCGGTCTTCACCAACCTCACCGCGACGAACCTCTACCAGATCGCGCCGCGCGTGACCTACGGCGGCTCCAAGGGCGGCAGCGTCGTCGCCACCACCAACGTCACGATCGACAACGACCGCCTCTACGCCTCGGTCGACGAGCTCCTCTTCGCCACGAACCGCGGGACGAACCCGACCCTGACGGCGAAGTCGGTCGAGCAGGCGAAGTTCTTCCTCACCGCCCACAGCCGCGCCCCCGAGGTGAACCTCTACAACCAGCCCCGCGTCCTCATCTGGCCCGTCAGCGCCCGCTCCGGTGCCGCCAACCGCAGCGCCTTCGACAGCCTCGTCGCCTACTGCGGCACGCTCAACAACAGCATCTACTACTTCCAGCGCGCCAACTCGAACTCCCCCGCCGCCGACCTCCCCATCACTCCCACCCCCACCGGCGTCGGCCGGAACCGCGCCCTCATCTCCTACCTGCGCGGCCTCACGGACAAGCCCGTCCCCGGCTTCGGCGACGCCTTCGTCAGAAAGTACCCGAACGACCGGGACCAGATCCTCACCGAGATCTTCGACTACATCCGCTCCGCCAACGCCCAGGACATGTCGACGACTCCCTTCTCCGGCACGAACAAAGCCGTCGGAGGGCAGGGCCAGATCGTCCCCATCCTGGACACCGTCCATTCGGACCAGAACAGCAACACGCTGCGCGGCTTCGGCCGTTTCCCGACCATCCGCGAGGCGGGCCTCCTCTTCGTCGGCGTCGGGCAGACGAAGACCGTCTCCGGCACCACCTACTACAGCTACCCCCCCTACAGCACCAACGGCGTCCCGGCCCTCAACAACGCCATCTACCCCACGCAATCCCCGGCCTTCACCTCCTCCGGCGTCGCCATCCCCGGCGGCACCCCCATCGCCGACGGGTTCACCCGCGTCCAGACCGTCTTCTTCGCGAACTTCTTCGACCCCAGCCAGGGTTGGTCGAGCACCACGCCCGACTTCCAGGTCCAGATCACCGGCCTCGACGGCCTCAAGTGGGGCATCCTCGCCCCCACCTCCGGCATGGGCTTCCTGTCGACCGCCACCCTCGCCGTCAAGAAGACGGCGAATCAGGCCGCCCCCGTCGGCATCTACGGCGGCTACAAGGGGGCGGCCCTCTTCGTCACCTCGCAGGGGATCAACACCGCGATCAGCGGGTGGATCGATCTGCCCACGAGCGGCACCTTCCATTTCGGCGGGGCGAGCCTGCAGGTGAAGATCCTCGATTCGGCCGGGACGACGGTCCTGCAGACCATCAATCTCACCTTCCCCTCCTCGATCTTCCCCGTTCCCGGCCTCGCCCCCTCCCTCGCCGACGCCGGCATCCCCGCCTCCGGCATTCCCGCCCTGACGATGGATTTCCGGAACTTCGGCGGACCGACGGTCACGACCACGACGCCCCGGACGGGCTCCCGCTTCTTTGGCGTGACGAACTCGACCTATTCGGTCTACTCCCGGACGTGGCTCACGCGGACCGACGTCGTCCGGACCCTCGAGGCGAACACCGATCCCCGCCTGATCGCCGCCAGCGCCAGCGTCCCCTCCAGCGCCTTCAGCCCGATCGAGCCCCAGTACGACGACGCGACGGTCCCCGCGGCCCACGGGCTCTTCGAGGCCCTGAACTCCGGCGGCGGCTACACCTTCTCCGGAACCATGGTCGGCAAGCTGGTCCCGAACGTCGTCTACACCTCCGTCCTTCCCACCACCTTCCCCATCACCAACGACGGCTACGCCGTCAGCGGCACGACGACCGACCATCTCCAGCCCATCTTCACGGGCAACTCCACCTCGGGCGGGAACGATCCCGTCGCCTTCGGGGTGAGCGGCGGCCAATGCGTCCCCGCCAACGGCGTCTACGCCGGAACGAACCAAACCGGCACCGGCCTTTCCGCCCCGCCCGGCGACTGGGACAACGGCTTCAGCATCGTCCCCGACGGCGCCTTCATCAACAAGGCCGACGAGGGCGTGACCACCGTCGGAACCCCCTATTTCTCCAACCTCAACGCCTACATCGGCACCGGCACCACCCTCTTCTCCCCCAACCGGCAGATCCCCTCGCCCGTGATGTTCGGCTCCCTGCCGACGGGGGTGAACGCGAACCGCCCCTGGCAGACGCTCCTCTTCCAGCCCGACCCGGGCGGGAACCCCCAGCACATCGGCGCGCAGAGCCCCGCCGACCACCTCCTCCTCGACCTCTTCACGATGCCCATCGTCGAGCCCTATCCGATCAGCGACCCCCTCTCGATCGCGGGCCGCGTCAACATGAACTACCAGATCGTCCCCTTCACCTACATCACCCGGAGCACGGGCGTCCGCGCCGTCCTGAAGCCGGAACAGATCGTCGCCCTCTCGAACAGCGATTCGACCGCCTACAAGAACTCGAACCTGAACCTCACCGGCCGCCGCCTCTTCCTCGACCTCGACAAGACCCTGACCGGATTCCAGACCCGCTTCGCCTCGGGGGACATCTTCCGCTCGGCGAGCGAGATCTGCGGCCTGTGGCTCGTCCCGCAGGGCCAGACCTACGCCGGCATGCCGACCTTCTGGGCCTCGCGCCGCCTCACCGGGGACAACAGCCGGGAGCGCCCCTACGCCGACATCTATCCGCGCCTGACGACGAAATCGAACACCTACACCATCCACGTCCGCGTCCAGACCCTGAAGAAGAGCGTCGCCACCGACCCCGCCTCGTGGACCGAGAACAGCGACACCGTCACCGGGGAATACCGCGGCTCGACGACCGTCGAGCGCTACATCGACACCGCCAACACCAGCCTCCCCGACTACGCCACCGCCGCCAATCCCGCCCCCCTCGACACGTTCTACAAGTTCCGCGTCGTCGAGACGAAGCAGTTCACCCCATGA
- the vccB gene encoding Verru_Chthon cassette protein B yields MSASLRHPRSSALPPGPSQSASAGSSVACATAFSLVEVLLALGIVSFALIGLMSLLPVGLKTFHQADMTTTETQIAQTLVNRLQLSGFTNALGGGNASYYFTSEGQPTADRGGQNTLYTVTVTAATNVALPGAAGGSHSANILSLLFSITCKTAPQTTNVIPAYISNNGS; encoded by the coding sequence ATGAGCGCCTCCCTCCGGCATCCCCGCTCGTCGGCCCTGCCCCCCGGGCCAAGCCAATCGGCTTCCGCCGGTTCCAGTGTCGCTTGCGCGACGGCTTTCTCCCTCGTCGAGGTCCTCCTCGCCCTCGGCATCGTCAGCTTCGCCCTCATCGGCCTGATGAGCCTCCTCCCCGTCGGCCTGAAGACCTTCCACCAGGCCGACATGACGACCACCGAGACCCAGATCGCCCAGACCCTCGTCAACCGCCTCCAGCTCTCCGGCTTCACGAACGCCCTCGGCGGGGGCAACGCCTCCTACTACTTCACCTCGGAAGGGCAGCCCACTGCCGACCGCGGCGGCCAGAACACCCTCTACACCGTCACCGTGACCGCCGCGACCAACGTCGCCCTCCCCGGCGCGGCCGGCGGCAGCCACTCCGCGAACATCCTCTCCCTCCTTTTTTCCATCACCTGCAAGACCGCACCCCAGACGACCAATGTCATCCCGGCCTACATCTCCAACAACGGTTCGTGA
- the vccC gene encoding Verru_Chthon cassette protein C has product MSSRPTSPTTVRDPLTARARARGSRAFSLVEILVASVVLLIIMAMLTILVGQTGKVWKKTTAKIEAFQNARAAYQTMTARLSGATLNTYLDYYDASYARRTPANSATFAPVYYARASDLHFVADRGSVLLPDGDGSAHPGSAVFFQAPLGYASSSAYAGMPNALNACGYYVAFEAEQTLPSFLQNLTKVRYRYRLLEFLQPTDSFALYTTPSSGSNPSAYEAWFRSFLPPAVSRTKAPLRVLAENIVALVVLPQLSPLDSGTELSPAYSYDSRAGNIQTATYNQLPPLLRVVMIALDEPSAQRLSPDGESTQPGVVTAALNGRFQSSSQLNADIASVTRAFDENHLSYRVFDSVIAIRGAKWSQ; this is encoded by the coding sequence ATGTCATCCCGGCCTACATCTCCAACAACGGTTCGTGACCCGCTGACGGCCCGGGCCCGCGCCCGGGGGAGCCGGGCCTTCAGCCTGGTCGAGATCCTCGTCGCCTCCGTCGTCCTCCTCATCATCATGGCGATGCTCACGATCCTCGTCGGCCAGACGGGGAAGGTCTGGAAGAAGACGACCGCGAAGATCGAGGCCTTCCAGAACGCCCGCGCCGCCTACCAGACGATGACGGCCCGCCTGAGCGGGGCGACGCTCAACACCTACCTCGACTACTACGACGCCTCCTACGCCCGCCGCACCCCGGCGAACAGCGCCACCTTCGCCCCCGTCTACTACGCCCGCGCCTCCGACCTCCACTTCGTCGCCGACCGCGGCTCCGTCCTCCTGCCCGACGGCGACGGGAGCGCCCATCCCGGGAGCGCCGTCTTCTTCCAGGCCCCGCTCGGCTACGCCTCCAGCTCCGCCTACGCGGGCATGCCGAACGCCCTCAACGCCTGCGGCTACTACGTCGCCTTCGAGGCCGAGCAGACGCTTCCCTCCTTCCTCCAGAACCTGACGAAGGTCCGCTACCGCTACCGCCTCCTGGAGTTCCTCCAGCCGACCGACTCCTTCGCCCTCTACACGACGCCCTCCTCCGGGAGCAATCCCTCGGCCTACGAGGCCTGGTTCCGTTCGTTCCTCCCCCCCGCCGTCTCCCGCACGAAGGCCCCGCTGCGCGTCCTGGCGGAAAACATCGTCGCCCTCGTCGTCCTGCCCCAGCTTTCCCCCCTCGACTCCGGGACCGAGCTCTCCCCGGCCTACTCCTACGATTCCCGTGCGGGCAACATCCAGACGGCGACCTACAACCAGCTTCCGCCCCTGCTGCGCGTCGTCATGATCGCCCTCGACGAGCCCTCGGCCCAGCGGCTCTCCCCCGACGGCGAATCGACGCAACCCGGCGTCGTCACCGCCGCCCTGAACGGACGGTTCCAGTCTTCGTCCCAGCTGAACGCCGACATCGCCTCCGTCACCCGCGCCTTCGACGAAAACCACCTCTCCTACCGGGTCTTCGACAGCGTCATCGCCATCCGGGGCGCGAAATGGAGCCAATAA